In Paenibacillus sp. FSL R7-0345, a single window of DNA contains:
- a CDS encoding copper amine oxidase N-terminal domain-containing protein, whose product MDIKVNVEGDGVVFDQPPVIFEGRTLVPIRAVCEKIGATIKWDVSTRTTTVSKGNKTLSLQIDSQLMQVSGGSPVQLDVPPQIYNGRTLLPIRAVVENLGYEVTWNVAEQTLSIEQEGAIIVDDLENTQAYGVDNWAQISPVHQFPYKNEGLAYAYADSNQLKITTPGKTMTLEVKYPILGDVISDDDGNFYVVWGKANNTQNASIETVFISKYSPEGQELKTTGFVGKSTPWREADSAKTKVPFDSGNSVSVISDGILVNYHSKERYDGHQSDNVIAVKIADMSAYSLPNDTYSGHSFNQSLIYSKKSSGLLFASHGDAYARGFRVNNSSGKYGDDSEILFHFYLEANSNYDMYIVNTTFAQLGGLAETSKGVALVGASAKSISEKAKSEKQNLFVQIFDPQAAQVSEAMFTGGEVRSGALSTDINDGDNSPLESVTDYGVHWLTDYNDTDVIAPQVVSANDRIVILWSTNEDTFYMVLSEDGTVITPATSLGGQPLNSFERPVYYDGAVYWAAVKNGRLKILSVRP is encoded by the coding sequence ATGGATATAAAGGTCAACGTTGAAGGGGACGGTGTCGTGTTTGATCAGCCCCCCGTTATTTTTGAAGGCCGGACACTGGTTCCAATTCGTGCGGTTTGTGAGAAGATCGGTGCAACCATTAAATGGGATGTTAGTACCCGGACTACGACTGTAAGTAAAGGTAATAAAACACTAAGTCTGCAAATCGACAGCCAGCTAATGCAAGTCAGCGGAGGATCTCCGGTGCAACTGGATGTTCCGCCACAGATTTATAATGGACGCACATTATTGCCCATTCGTGCAGTAGTTGAGAACCTTGGTTATGAAGTAACGTGGAACGTAGCTGAGCAGACCCTTTCCATTGAGCAAGAGGGCGCTATTATCGTGGATGATCTGGAGAATACACAAGCGTATGGAGTTGATAATTGGGCACAAATCTCCCCGGTTCACCAATTTCCTTATAAAAATGAAGGTCTCGCGTACGCCTATGCCGACAGTAATCAGCTTAAGATAACAACTCCCGGCAAAACGATGACCTTAGAAGTGAAGTATCCCATTCTTGGGGATGTCATTTCAGATGACGATGGTAATTTTTATGTCGTTTGGGGAAAAGCAAATAATACACAAAATGCTTCAATTGAAACGGTCTTTATTTCAAAATACTCACCAGAAGGACAAGAGCTGAAAACAACCGGGTTTGTAGGGAAATCTACACCATGGCGTGAGGCTGATTCAGCAAAAACTAAGGTTCCTTTTGATAGCGGCAACTCCGTATCTGTTATATCAGATGGCATATTGGTCAATTATCATTCCAAAGAGAGATACGACGGGCATCAGAGTGATAATGTCATTGCTGTAAAAATAGCCGATATGTCGGCATATTCATTGCCTAATGATACCTATAGCGGACATTCTTTTAACCAAAGTCTGATTTACAGCAAGAAGTCATCGGGTCTTCTGTTTGCCAGTCATGGTGATGCGTACGCCCGCGGGTTCAGAGTTAATAATAGCTCCGGAAAATATGGCGATGACTCAGAAATACTGTTCCATTTCTATCTTGAAGCAAATTCAAACTATGATATGTATATAGTGAATACAACGTTTGCCCAGCTTGGAGGGCTTGCAGAAACAAGTAAAGGTGTCGCCTTGGTTGGTGCATCTGCTAAATCAATAAGCGAGAAGGCAAAGAGTGAGAAGCAAAATTTATTTGTACAAATCTTTGACCCGCAAGCAGCCCAGGTCTCTGAAGCTATGTTTACAGGTGGAGAGGTTCGCAGTGGTGCGCTTTCAACAGATATAAATGACGGGGATAATTCACCGCTCGAAAGTGTAACGGACTACGGTGTGCACTGGCTTACTGATTATAACGATACAGATGTTATTGCCCCACAGGTTGTATCGGCTAATGACCGCATTGTTATATTATGGTCAACCAATGAGGATACCTTCTACATGGTTTTATCTGAAGATGGAACGGTTATCACCCCCGCAACCTCACTAGGCGGACAACCGTTAAACTCATTTGAGCGTCCGGTATATTATGATGGAGCTGTTTATTGGGCGGCTGTCAAAAACGGGCGGTTAAAAATCCTTAGTGTTAGACCTTAA
- a CDS encoding AAA family ATPase: MLQKADLEQLLGPDDDSDKPLVVLMCGIAGSGKTTFSQKIEPYGFTRLSIDEEVWAVHGRYGIDYPAEKYREYLNEAHLSLHNQITQCIKERKPAVVDSSFWNKAERDKYKRLIEEAGGRWKLIYLKVHPDELRRRLKVRSERFDANAAFTITEELLNTFLSGFEEPKGEGEWVIEN, encoded by the coding sequence ATGTTACAAAAAGCAGACCTGGAGCAGCTGCTCGGCCCAGACGATGATTCGGATAAGCCTTTGGTTGTACTGATGTGCGGGATAGCGGGCTCGGGCAAGACGACCTTTTCGCAGAAAATAGAGCCGTACGGCTTCACGCGCCTGTCTATTGATGAAGAGGTGTGGGCGGTTCATGGACGGTACGGGATTGACTATCCGGCCGAGAAGTACCGGGAGTATCTGAATGAGGCGCATCTCAGTCTGCACAACCAGATTACACAGTGCATTAAAGAGCGCAAACCGGCTGTGGTGGACTCCAGCTTCTGGAACAAGGCGGAAAGGGATAAGTATAAACGGCTGATCGAAGAGGCAGGGGGCAGGTGGAAGCTGATCTACCTGAAGGTGCATCCGGATGAGCTGCGGAGGCGGCTGAAGGTACGGAGTGAACGTTTTGATGCAAATGCTGCTTTTACGATTACAGAGGAGCTGTTAAATACCTTTCTTAGCGGCTTTGAAGAGCCAAAGGGCGAAGGCGAATGGGTTATCGAGAATTGA
- a CDS encoding YetF domain-containing protein, translating into MIIPSEASTGQQCRTATVVIENGKIMEDNFAHNRLTVQWLEQVLQQRSKSVSDVFYAVRGTQNQLYFDS; encoded by the coding sequence GTGATCATTCCATCTGAAGCGTCTACGGGTCAGCAGTGCCGAACTGCGACCGTCGTCATCGAGAACGGCAAAATCATGGAAGACAATTTCGCCCACAACAGGCTGACCGTCCAATGGCTGGAGCAGGTGCTGCAGCAGCGGAGCAAGTCTGTCTCCGATGTGTTCTATGCCGTGAGAGGTACGCAAAATCAGTTATATTTTGACTCATGA
- a CDS encoding VOC family protein — MNFASVRIITDDVNRLVEFYEKVMGVSAERPAPVFAELVVPSCTLAIGHSQTTQLFGAGSVVGANNRTVIIEFRVDDVEAEYVRLKSFVDNWVMEPTTMPWGNRSMLFRDPDGNLLNLFEPVTEDAIKRFRGRH; from the coding sequence GTGAATTTTGCTTCTGTACGCATCATTACTGACGATGTGAATCGTCTCGTCGAGTTCTATGAGAAAGTCATGGGGGTTTCAGCGGAGCGACCCGCGCCCGTATTTGCCGAACTCGTTGTGCCATCATGCACCCTTGCAATCGGCCACTCCCAGACGACGCAGCTATTCGGCGCCGGTTCCGTAGTGGGGGCCAATAATCGCACTGTCATCATTGAGTTCCGCGTCGACGATGTCGAGGCCGAATATGTGCGCTTGAAGTCATTTGTCGATAATTGGGTAATGGAACCGACCACGATGCCGTGGGGGAACCGTTCTATGCTGTTCCGCGATCCCGACGGCAACCTTCTTAACCTTTTCGAGCCGGTGACCGAGGATGCGATTAAACGGTTCAGGGGCAGGCATTGA
- a CDS encoding YafY family protein — MNKTDRLLAIVLELQGRQVVRAEDLAALFETSVRTIYRDIQAISEAGVPIIGTTGTGYSLMEGYFLPPISFTIEEAVTLLIGTDFIKLRFDDDYRDRANAARRKIEATLSDGVRNETSRIRKALRLLAPGKQEALSNERDNLEKIRRAILDGRKIRFHYSKKNTDSTGNHHSDRTVAPYGLVLVEGSWMLVAYCDLRHDIRHFRLARMTELVELEERFELPVHFDLREYTPPDDRHLQVHLRFNHDLADKLKQSNYHYIEGMKEHQAGLDVVLRVRQLDELLQWVLGWGAGVIVLEPESFRNKIREEAQKILERY, encoded by the coding sequence ATGAATAAAACAGACCGTTTATTAGCCATCGTGCTGGAGTTGCAAGGCAGGCAAGTGGTACGTGCCGAAGATTTGGCGGCACTATTTGAAACCAGTGTACGGACTATTTATCGGGATATTCAGGCAATCAGCGAAGCAGGCGTGCCGATTATAGGCACTACAGGTACAGGGTATTCCTTAATGGAGGGATATTTTCTGCCGCCGATCAGCTTCACTATAGAAGAAGCCGTGACCTTACTCATAGGGACGGATTTTATCAAGCTTCGATTTGATGATGATTATCGAGACAGAGCTAATGCTGCGCGGAGGAAGATCGAGGCCACTTTATCAGACGGTGTCCGCAATGAGACCTCCCGTATACGCAAGGCGCTGCGATTGCTTGCTCCGGGCAAACAGGAAGCTCTATCAAATGAAAGGGATAATCTTGAAAAGATTCGCCGGGCAATATTAGATGGGCGAAAGATCAGATTTCATTATTCGAAGAAAAATACCGATTCCACGGGGAACCACCATAGCGATCGCACCGTAGCTCCCTATGGCCTCGTACTCGTTGAAGGATCATGGATGCTCGTGGCTTATTGCGACTTACGCCACGACATTCGCCATTTCCGATTGGCCCGAATGACTGAACTTGTAGAACTGGAAGAGCGATTCGAGCTTCCTGTGCATTTTGACTTAAGAGAGTATACCCCTCCGGATGATCGCCACTTGCAAGTTCATCTTCGATTTAATCATGACCTCGCAGATAAGTTGAAGCAATCCAACTATCATTACATTGAAGGAATGAAAGAGCATCAAGCTGGATTAGATGTGGTTTTACGCGTACGCCAACTGGATGAATTGCTTCAATGGGTGCTCGGCTGGGGAGCGGGTGTAATCGTATTGGAGCCTGAATCATTCCGGAATAAGATTCGTGAGGAAGCCCAAAAAATCTTAGAACGCTACTGA
- a CDS encoding helix-turn-helix transcriptional regulator — protein sequence MADFLTLVGARIKQLRIQKGLSQAKLAEMADLQDTYIGGVERGKRNISLNSLERIMSALEADPAEALKFGRLEVLEEEEDKQNVLDIHNSLLRERSLAEVKLVQRMIRDMFDTLDQEKIEG from the coding sequence ATGGCGGATTTTTTGACGCTGGTAGGAGCCAGAATCAAGCAACTTAGAATACAAAAAGGTCTGTCGCAAGCTAAGCTTGCTGAAATGGCTGACCTTCAAGATACGTATATTGGTGGAGTGGAACGGGGAAAGCGGAATATATCTCTCAACTCATTGGAAAGGATTATGTCAGCCTTGGAGGCCGACCCGGCGGAGGCTCTAAAGTTCGGTCGATTGGAAGTGTTGGAGGAGGAAGAGGACAAGCAAAATGTTCTGGATATCCATAATTCCTTGCTGCGCGAACGTAGTCTGGCAGAGGTGAAGCTAGTCCAGCGCATGATCAGAGATATGTTCGATACACTGGATCAGGAGAAAATAGAAGGTTAG